The proteins below are encoded in one region of Toxoplasma gondii ME49 chromosome IV, whole genome shotgun sequence:
- a CDS encoding hypothetical protein (encoded by transcript TGME49_319695): protein MPPVQHHSAHHKLCRRCHSYFDPSDEKARTSGCNFHHQPYVNRYHPEGERYYAAVEENPKHKGWKGSCWECCGAEEKETPGCTWGPHVTYDD from the exons ATGCCGCCAGTTCAACACCACTCAGCTCATCACAAGCTTTGTCGCAGATGCCATTCATACTTCGATCCTTCTGATGAGAAGGCGCGGACTTCAGGCTGTAACTTTCACCACCAGCCGTACGTGAATCGCTACCATCCCGAAGGGGAGCGGTACTATGCGGCGGTCGAAGAGAACCCGAAACATAAAGGCTGGAAAGGCAGTTGCTG GGAATGCTGCGGcgccgaggagaaggaaacaccAGGATGCACCTGGGGACCGCACGTAACTTATGACGACTAA
- a CDS encoding hypothetical protein (encoded by transcript TGME49_319690~Signal peptide predicted by SignalP 2.0 HMM (probability 1.000) with cleavage site probability 0.981 at residue 21), producing MRALVTLPSTLLCVAVGLCSAAPPPAVFPLLRDDVPSGQFIDLTHEEEEEEFSVRVLKETSTRCGLRVNDWAEIRVRSFAPGVKILPHLFEDKEFGHALQGFEVGRHNVTPLNRGIIGMCVGEIRRVGIKFGNMGKIFYEVTLESFKRLHRRSPRAQNEL from the exons ATGAGAGCGCTAGTCACTCTGCCATCAACACTTTTGTGCGTTGCAGTGGGGCTCTGCTCGGCAGCGCCCCCACCTGcagtgtttcctcttcttcgggaTGATGTACCGAGTGGCCAATTCATCGATCTCACacatgaagaggaagaagaagagttcaGCGTGCGGGTGTTGAAAGAGACATCCACACGTTGCGGTTTGAGGGTAAATGACTGGGCTGAAATACGTGTACGATCTTTCG CTCCGGGTGTCAAGATACTGCCACATTTATTCGAG GACAAGGAATTCGGGCATGCGCTCCAAGGGTTCGAA GTCGGGAGACACAATGTCACCCCGTTAAACAGGGGGATTATTGGAATGTGTGTTGGCGAAATCAG AAGAGTTGGGATCAAATTCGG GAACATGGGAAAAATATTCTAT GAAGTCACGTTGGAAAGCTTTAAAAGACTACACCGCAGAAGTCCGCGTGCACAAAACGAACTTTGA
- a CDS encoding hypothetical protein (encoded by transcript TGME49_319680~Signal peptide predicted by SignalP 2.0 HMM (probability 0.990) with cleavage site probability 0.573 at residue 21): protein MAPLVSLGAILFSSAALGANGLRVQVSSTALSEQTLLPISGLSNLPIPGISDLPLTRFNPLVWLTNIIFPKEAPRFFRTYFTAKGCPTWYVDPNRPPTLFDEDFVVTNGWSYDPASGTVDYHGFQEMVEPAHPFPFVFLPQRASSRAALIKRNYLCQNSRIQTEVLLGSAHEAGVIFRGIGERNFWTVLLTAGNGLQLVRVKDGERLVLASIPYMNVMSGQWYSVAIEEQLGDIRMTGGVAGQKQQSIMYQAESDEEFSPRGRENDFLLMLQRTSTGTSPFNAYVNRDRATTDGHRQGTGNPQGISRQLEVSQHLTGTLGQDAAIIKELPEDVKNWCPEGARCAGGPFED from the exons ATGGCTCCACTTGTGAGCCTCGGAGCGATTCTTTTCTCAAGCGCCGCTTTGGGGGCAAACGGCCTGAGAGTTCAGGTGTCAAGCACCGCACTCAGCGAACAGACTCTGCTCCCGATCTCAGGGTTGTCAAACCTCCCCATTCCGGGCATATCGGATCTGCCCCTCACCCGATTCAATCCTCTGGTGTGGCTTACAAACATCATTTTCCCAAAGGAAgcgcctcgcttcttccggaCGTACTTCACTGCTAAAGGCTGCCCGACATGGTACGTTGACCCAAACAGACCGCCTACCTTGTTCGATGAGGATTTCGTCGTGACAAACGGCTGGTCCTATGATCCAGCATCCGGCACAGTCGACTACCACGGTTTCCAGGAAATGGTCGAGCCAGCGCACCCGTTCCCCTTTGTGTTTTTGCCACAAAGAGCCTCATCCCGAGCAGCCCTGATTAAGCGGAATTATCTTTGCCAAAATTCGAGGATCCAAACAGAAGTTTTGCTTGGTAGTGCCCACGAAGCGGGCGTAATCTTCAGAGGAATAGGCGAGCGAAACTTTTGGACAGTTCTATTGACTGCCGGGAACGGCCTCCAACTCGTGCGGGtgaaagacggagagagacttGTGCTAGCAAGCATTCCCTACATGAACGTCATGT CTGGCCAGTGGTACTCTGTTGCCATCGAGGAGCAACTCGGTGACATAAGAATGACAGGAG GTGTGGCCGGACAGAAACAGCAATCGATCATGTACCAAGCAGAGTCGGACGAAGAGTTTTCTCCCCGTGGGCGCGAGAATG ACTTCTTGCTGATGCTCCAGCGGACGTCAACTGGTACTTCTCCTTTCAATGCGTACGTGAACCGTGATAGGGCTACTACAGACGGTCATAGGCAGGGCACTGGCAACCCTCAAGGGATTTCGAGGCAGCTCGAGGTGTCGCAGCACTTAACAGGAACACTAGGCCAAGACGCCGCTATCATAAAAGAGCTTCCTGAAGATGTAAAGAACTGGTGCCCCGAAG GAGCCCGGTGCGCCGGTGGACCATTCGAGGACTGA
- a CDS encoding hypothetical protein (encoded by transcript TGME49_319670), protein MAVYIRQSPPREGVRGGREDFKWNSLTTSQDYDYYLGASVKIGLHSRGGKFVKHDWWTKQRGGTTGDLDEEMQRVKHFEDQLMGEALGQKPKNLLVGNPYEEREALGDGADLREKAAGGDSEERPKRKKQKKEKKKKKEKRRREKKRKSGRRSSSSSSSSSSLSLSPRRLHSAERRERRDRKARSDVYDARIKREGFCMERRQPSGDTVQHAAVQARRYESPDADRRHREAERSRREDRFGGERDRRHREAERSRREDRVGGERDRRHSECREKDSRSPGRDRRRTDRDRGSVSSERRHERAATGRCRSRNTEHETPRDSWSRRSALSPDGRQWSSQFSRDDEQRRLSGTSSVEYPHHSRYFDGDRKASGLRERDAEDSDARSRKRRR, encoded by the exons ATGGCCGTGTATATACGCCAGAGTCCTCCTCGAGAGGGGgtgagaggcggcagagaggatTTCAAGTGGAATTCTCTTACAACAAGTCAGGACTACGATTACTATCTAG GAGCGAGTGTCAAGATCGGTCTGCACTCTCGCGGCGGGAAGTTCGTGAAGCACGACTGGTGGACCAAACAGCGGGGTGGAACCACGGGAGACCTCGAcgaagaaatgcagagagTGAAACATTTCGAAGACCAATTAATGGGCGAAGCCTT ggggcagaagccgaagaaTCTGTTGGTGGGGAATCCCTacgaggaacgcgaggcTCTTGGCGACGGTGCAGACttgcgagagaaggcggcgggcggtgacagcgaagagcgtccaaaacggaaaaaacagaaaaaagagaaaaa gaagaaaaaggagaaacgccgccgggagaagaagagaaagtcAGGTCGGAGGTCGAGCTCGTCTTCATCGTCGAGTTCGAGTTTATCGCTGTCGCCCCGTCGCCTGCACTCTGCCGAGCGCCGGGAGCggcgagacaggaaggcgagaagcgacgTGTATGATGCGAGAATCAAGCGCGAAGGTTTCTGCATGGAGAGACGGCAGCCGAGTGGCGATACAGTCCAGCATGCTGCCGTCCAGGCTCGTCGGTACGAGTCgccagacgcagacagaagacaccgagaggcagagaggtcCCGCAGGGAAGACCGTTTtggtggagaaagagacagaagacaccgagaggcagaaaggtCCCGCAGGGAAGACCGTGTtggtggagaaagagacagaagacactccgagtgcagagagaaagactcgCGTTCTCCCGGCCGCGATCGGCGTCGAActgacagagacagaggttCCGTCTCGAGTGAACGCAGACACGAAAGAGCTGCCACAGGCAGATGTCGTTCGCGGAACACAGAGCACGAAACTCCAAGAGACTCTTGGTCTAGACGCTCGGCTCTATCTCCAGATGGGAGACAGTGGTCGTCTCAGTTttcgagagacgacgagCAGCGTCGCCTTTCGGGAACCAGCTCTGTAGAGTACCCACATCACTCTCGATACTTTGATGGTGACAGAAAAGCCAGTGggctgcgagagagagacgcagaagattCCGACGCTCGAAGCCGAAAGCGTCGGCGGTGA
- a CDS encoding histone lysine methyltransferase, SET, putative (encoded by transcript TGME49_319662~Gene product name based on ToxoDB Community Expert Annotation.~Signal peptide predicted by SignalP 2.0 HMM (probability 0.988) with cleavage site probability 0.882 at residue 31~Predicted trans-membrane domain (TMHMM2.0):12-35), with amino-acid sequence MWRRRDPMALRNALRLSFFLLVLLFPSQVVASHIHRSVTLTARPSSFLSSFSLATASWLPSYSSHSSPPPASWVSSPSFASTASLPAISPRPRSSFSSSRVSSFSSSHDRAGRTCLRFCASAASSRFGRPSAESLVSLLSVLLHSPAALQTRNQHQSRDSRQQCFSQPRTPQNCRSSPRLAELSTAVHASPHASPQTSAHQCRQLENESEAFGRLVCLLREAGAFIADESLALGPSSVFDFRDSSFVSAERGGSFPAAAQQPEKALTPRDATEQNSQLRGLFARRHFHRGEVIAAIPRRLHFSEKNVLAWLAQREEAPSVGVRKEREERGPSSASVLNSRREGDGSPFLSSFSDLSLEKGRCPDSRSEGAEASPRTAFHPGASRNSQDEKDRNKTFLFNFFNDLLDSDSLVDDPQMRLAVVLLFFRFLAPSSSTAWAPSLSTSTSPASSFFVSPPPSLSPGVCSSASETERGDTGAADSLSQIWRLFVSLCPRDLRHLLPLWELTALRTLEHRIVNVVLKRLYSYQCVADAVDRILSSPASPPPPHGVSPKEDMIWGRQEIRSRLKESFDVEQLKWAACVVSSRSFRVGGETSLVPLLDFLNCGGRGDAAANAKVTRREKKHVFQRTEKTSGATEDQAFSEEDVSIIAARDIRAGEEILISYGEDNDKRLLNYGFFDASPREEKTTLFFSAALVRAALAATDVPDLLLLSGFGGLPPRQSAALKKLQLIPNPARPAASPFSPLVTVFAAEPLVEGRLLAAARVLMLDEDSLGNDEIDVEKAASWNTPFSADNERRACTFLVSLLRHDHHRSHSSSLEEDAEILKTRRFPTGEVEFGKAPFEPLTASREVALRFRMHRKRVLREAIARLQIRCQSIREDSLEMEQGTQGQSRSTQYMSSL; translated from the exons atgtggagacgaagagatcCGATGGCTCTTCGAAACGCCTTgcgcctttccttttttctcctcgtccttctgttTCCCAGTCAGGTTGTCGCTTCACACATTCATCGTTCTGTGACACTCACTGCCCgcccctcctcttttctgtcctcgttttctctcgccacAGCCTCCTGGTTGCCCTCTTATTCTTCACATTCTTCTCCACCGCCTGCCTCTTGGGTCTCCTCACCCTCTTTTGCCTCTACTGCCTCTTTGCCTGCAATTTCACCTCGTCCacgttcgtctttctcttcttctcgagtttcttctttctcttcttctcacgaCCGCGCTGGGCGTACatgtcttcgcttctgcgcctctgccgcttcgTCGCGTTTCGGGCGTCCCTCTGCAGAGTcacttgtctctcttctctctgtccttctccaTTCGCCTGCGGCTCTCCAGACTCGAAACCAACACCAGTCGAGAGACTCTCGTCAGCAGTGTTTCTCTCAGCCGCGAACCCCACAGAACTGCCGGTCCTCCCCCCGCCTCGCTGAGCTCTCGacagctgtgcatgcatcgccgCATGCATCGCCGCAGACCTCAGCGCATCAATGTCGGCAGCTTGAGAATGAGAGCGAGGCGTTTGGtcgcctcgtctgtctcttgcgCGAGGCGGGCGCATTTATTGCGGACGAGAGCCTTGCGCTCGGTCCGAGCAGCGTTTTCGACTTTCGCgactcttccttcgtctccgcggAGAGAGGTGGAAGTTTCCCTGCAGCAGCTCAGCAGCCGGAGAAAGCGCTCACGCCGAGGGACGCGACGGAACAAAACTCGCAACTTAGAGGTCTCTTTGCGCGCCGCCATTTCCACAGGGGAGAGGTGATTGCGGCGATTCCGCGCCGCCTCCACTTCTCCGAAAAGAACGTCCTCGCTTGGCtggcacagagagaagaagcaccgTCTGTCGGGGTACgaaaggaacgagaggagagagggccTTCCAGCGCTTCGGTCCTGAActcgcgaagagaaggagacggcagTCCTTTCCTCAGCTCCTTTTCAGATCTCTCTCTAGAGAAAGGGCGGTGTCCAGACAGTCGGTCAGAGGGAGCGGAAGCGAGTCCTCGGACTGCGTTTCACCCGGGTGCTTCGCGGAACTCACAGGATGAAAAGGACAGAAACAAAACATTTCTGTTTAACTTCTTCAACGACCTTCTAGACTCAGATTCGCTCGTGGACGACCCGCAAATGCGCCTCGCtgtcgttctcctcttctttcgcttcctggCTCCCTCGTCATCTACTGCCTGGGCTCCGTCATTGTCTACGTCGACATCTCCTGCTTCATCGTTTTTTGTatctcctcctccttccctgtctccggGTGTCTGTTCCTCGGcttcagagacagagagaggtgaCACTGGCGCCGCAGATTCGCTTTCGCAGATCTGGCGgctgtttgtgtctctttgcCCTCGAGATCTTCGTCACCTGCTGCCTCTCTGGGAGTTGACGGCCCTCCGAACGCTCGAACACCGGATTGTGAACGTTGTTCTCAAACGGCTGTACTCTTACCAGTGCGTCGCTGACGCCGTCGATCGcatcctctcttctcctgcttcacCTCCTCCTCCTCATGGAGTTTCGCCGAAGGAAGACATGATTTGGGGACGACAGGAGATTCGTTCTCGCCTCAAAGAGAGTTTCGACGTCGAGCAACTCAAGTGGGCTGCCTGtgtcgtttcttcgcggAGCTTTCGAGTGGGCGGCGAGacttctctcgttcctcttctcgactttctGAACTGTGGAGGACGAGGCGACGCGGCCGCGAACGCGAAGGTGACGAGACGGGAAAAAAAACATGTTTTTCAAAGGACCGAAAAGACAAGCGGTGCCACTGAGGACCAAGCGTTTTCGGAAGAAGACGTTAGCATCATTGCAGCGAGAGACATTCGCGCCGGAGAAGAAATCCTGATTTCCTACGGCGAGGACAACGACAAACGCCTGCTAAACTACGGCTTCTTCGATGCTTCGCCTCG cgaggagaagacaactctgttcttttctgccGCTCTCGTGAGGGCAGCTCTGGCTGCAACAGACGTCCCTGACTTGCTGCTGCTCTCCGGTTTTGGGGGCCTTCCGCCTCGCCAGTCTGCAGCTCTGAAGAAACTTCAGTTGATTCCAAATCCAGCGCGTCCAGCTgcgtcgccgttctctcctctcgtaACCGTCTTCGCGGCAGAGCCTCTCGTCGAGGGCAGACTCTTGGCGGCTGCGAGG GTTCTGATGCTGGACGAGGACTCTCTTGGAAACGATGAGATCGACGTCGAGAAGGCAGCGTCTTGGAATACGCCGTTCTCTGCAGACAACGAG aggcgcgcatgcactttcCTCGTCAGTTTGCTGAGACACGACCATCACCGGTCGCACTCGTCGTCTTTAGAGGAAGACGCTGAAATTCTGAAGACTCGAAGATTTCCAACAGGGGAAGTGGAGTTCGGAAAGGCACCCTTCGAGCCTTTGACGGCCAGTCGCGAGGTTGCGCTCAGATTTCGCATGCATCGGAAACGCGTTTTGCGAGAGGCCATCGCGCGCTTGCAAATCCGGTGCCAGTCCATCCGAGAAGACTCTCTGGAAATGGAGCAAGGAACACAGGGACAAAGTCGCAGCACACAATACATGTCTTCCCTTTGA
- a CDS encoding CBF/Mak21 family protein (encoded by transcript TGME49_319658) encodes MSVKDAGPVSTGNAAVVAEAKALLAECREASSLRELLPPLEAFFSLLRRASASQKRFRFFFRSPDAAPTSKFAAWLLHAFDQLQAILEDLLESETCEEERQATALRFFMCLFLHQHSLELGSQNASRPEKGSFPLASFQRLVARLLRSARFAAFQDVLLSDYLCKFADLRYYFLVVLRKILSEHRRQTPAGAPPQPAEAEAELTDSALPLEDPTEGKWHAWKAEDLLELARRVFPILVGLPAPEATKKAKFRGATRGEEENASEVDLPDSDAEETAASCSRENASGDFFLSNVKTTKSGDAALYRSLFQEVWLLFLRNLPRDSKLTQSLLHAVPRVLLPHMANPLLLADFFLDAFHASDQTVSVAVLALSGLFFLLAKHRLGDPDALAAAEVAERSDGASPAEDDAGEPASSRKVCFHFYQRLFQMLTPAAFAVAKNGRFRRLLNAALRSSLLPNSLVAAFIKKCARVACLVPPATALYLVALVYALLKKHGSVCVSLVDVHPSLAAQLSVAGDAFDFNHLSLAPPPAGGVSGDAETVVPTGPPARDAFWAGVLQRCLPTHAKVEKAGVLACVKQQAQMSLWEVDLLRNHFFHAVRQLSCMFDSDVTKPCGNEVDVNDYLSLDFEAILARELTRAAKADSAAVVFKKEEHSPADIERLASVAVGCFQKKRRKLR; translated from the coding sequence ATGTCGGTGAAGGACGCGGGGCCGGTCTCTACCGGGAACGCGGCGGTGGTtgcggaggcgaaggcgtTGCTGGCAGAGTGCCGAGAGGCTTCTTCTTTGCGGGAACTGCTGCCTCCTTTGgaggcgtttttctctcttctgagGCGCGCGAGCGCCTCGCAGAagcgttttcgcttcttcttccggagTCCAGACGCCGCGCCGACGTCGAAGTTCGCCGCCTGGCTGCTGCACGCGTTTGACCAGCTTCAGGCGATTCTCGAGGACCTCCTGGAGTCGGAGActtgcgaagaagaacgtcAAGCGACggctctgcgttttttcatGTGCCTCTTCCTGCACCAACATTCTCTCGAGCTCGGCTCCCAGAACGCATCTCGACCTGAGAAAGGATCCTTCCCCCTCGCGAGTTTCCAGCGTCTCGTGGCGAGGCTTCTCCGCTCTGCGCGCTTCGCAGCTTTCCAGGATGTCCTCCTCTCAGACTATTTGTGCAAGTTCGCAGATCTCCGCTACTACTTCCTCGTTGTCCTCCGAAAAATCCTTTCCGAGcaccggagacagacgccagCAGGCGCTCCGCCGCAGCCTGCAGAGGCCGAGGCCGAGTTGACAGATTCGGCGCTTCCGCTCGAAGACCCGACGGAGGGCAAATGGCATGCGTGGAAAGCTGAGGATCTTCTGGAGCTCGCGAGACGCGTGTTTCCCATTTTGGTCGGTTTGCCGGCGCCTGAGGCGACGAAAAAAGCAAAGTTCCGCGGAGcgacgagaggcgaggaggagaacgcgagcgAAGTCGACCTGCCGGACtcggacgcagaggagacggctGCTTCTTGTTCGCGGGAGAACGCCTCGGgagacttcttcctctccaacGTCAAAACGACCAAGTCCGGGGACGCTGCGCTGTACAGGTCGCTTTTCCAGGAGGTTTGGTTGCTGTTTCTGCGCAATCTGCCTAGAGACTCGAAACTGACGCAGagtctgctgcatgcagtccctCGAGTTCTCTTGCCGCACATGGCGAATCCGTTGCTGCTCGCAGATTTCTTTCTCGACGCCTTCCACGCGTCCGACCAGACGGTCTCCGTCGCGGTCCTCGCACTGTcaggtctcttcttcctcctcgcgaAACACCGACTCGGCGACCCAGACGCCTTGGCTGCTGCGGAGGTTGCGGAGAGGTCCGATggcgcgtcgcctgcggAGGACGACGCAGGCGAGCCTGCGAGTTCCAGAAAAGTCTGCTTCCACTTCTACCAGCGACTCTTCCAGATGCTCACGCCTGCAGCCTTTGCCGTCGCGAAGAACGGCCGCTTCCGCCGTCTGTTGAACGCCGCGCTTCGCAGCTCGCTGCTCCCGAACAGCCTGGTTGCAGCCTTCATCAAGAAATGCGCGCGAGTCGCCTGCCTTGTGCCCCCGGCGACTGCGCTGTacctcgtcgctctcgtctaCGCCCTCTTGAAGAAGCATGGATCCGTCTGCGTGTCGCTGGTCGACGTCCatccctctctcgccgcgCAGCTCTCTGTCGCCGGCGACGCCTTCGACTTCAATCACCTCAGCCTGGCGCCGCCGCCGGCGGGAGgtgtctctggagacgcggagacagtggTGCCGACAGGTCCCCCGGCGAGAGACGCCTTCTGGGCGGGAGTCCTCCAGCGGTGTCtgccgacgcatgcaaaggtCGAGAAGGCAGGCGTCCTTGCGTGCGTCAAGCAGCAGGCGCAAATGTCTCTGTGGGAAGTGGACTTGCTGCGGAACCATTTTTTCCATGCAGTCAGACAGCTCTCTTGCATGTTTGACAGCGACGTGACGAAGCCATGCGGGAACGAAGTCGACGTAAACGACTATCTGAGTCTGGATTTCGAAGCCATTCTCGCGCGCGAGCTGACGCGCGCCGCGAAAGCCGACTCTGCGGCCGTTGTGttcaagaaggaagaacacaGCCCAGCAGACATTGAACGCCTTGCAAGCGTCGCTGTCGGGTGCTTCCAGAAAAAGCGCAGAAAACTCAGGTAA
- a CDS encoding 3' exoribonuclease family, domain 1 domain-containing protein (encoded by transcript TGME49_319650~Signal peptide predicted by SignalP 2.0 HMM (probability 0.586) with cleavage site probability 0.296 at residue 22), whose amino-acid sequence MCLSGRSLSALTNASLLQGSSSSLPVLPYESPNSRERLTEAANKRERHDGRRFEEMRAMCMQTHSLAAAAGSAFVSVGKTKLNCAVYGPRPNMKHASQDRGSINLEFRFAPFATTGKDACSERDTAHLTTLLHQALNAVVRLDLYAKSTIAVSVLVLEDDGGLISAALTCIGLALADAGIEMLDVVTGASACVFSVGHPDSPPRTCVLLDPDAEERRAFADKNCTFVDLGYCPALASVCFIHASGTLLATESGEQMLRLCEAACYAVADEVRSCLRRSFCLRQEEKRDRETPQAPVNLSPPSS is encoded by the exons ATGTGTCTCTCCGGCCGCAGCTTGAGCGCACTGACAAATGCTTCACTCCTCCAAGGAAGCAGCTCCAGTCTTCCCGTCCTCCCTTATGAGTCGCCCAACTCGCGCGAACGGTTGACGGAAGCTGCAaacaaacgcgagagacacgaTGGTCGCAGATTCGAAGAAATGCGTGCGATGT GCATGCAAACGCACTCCCTCGCAGCAGCCGCCGGATCGGCCTTTGTTTCTGTCGGGAAGACCAAGCTGAACTGCGCCGT ATACGGCCCCCGTCCGAACATGAAACATGCGTCGCAGGATCGCGGCAGCATCAACCTCGAATTCAGATTTGCCCCCTTTGCAACGACGGGGAAAGACGCCTGCAGT gaACGAGACACTGCCCATTTGACAACTTTACTTCATCAAGCTCTCAACGCAGTTGTCCGCCTAGATCTCTACGCGAAATCGACGATTGCGGTTTCGGTGCTTGTGCTCGAAGATGATGGAG GTCTTATCTCGGCGGCGCTCACTTGTATcggtctcgctctcgccgaTGCAGGCATTGAAATGCTGGACGTCGTGACAGGCGCCTCGGCG tgtGTGTTCTCCGTTGGACACCCAGACAGCCCCCCTCGAACCTGCGTCCTCCTCGACCCGGACGCCGAG gagCGCCGAGCCTTTGCAGACAAGAACTGCACGTTCGTCGACCTCGGCTACTGTCCGGCTTTAGCTTCTGTCTGCTTCATTCACGCTTCGGGAACACTCCTCGCAACCGAGAGCGGCGAACAG atgttgCGTTTATGCGAGGCAGCATGTTACGCTGTGGCCGACGAGGTGCGAAGCTGCTTGCGGCgttccttctgtctgcggcaagaagagaaaagagaccggGAGACCCCACAGGCGCCTGTAaacctctctcctccctccagCTGA